In a genomic window of Passer domesticus isolate bPasDom1 chromosome 3, bPasDom1.hap1, whole genome shotgun sequence:
- the TFB2M gene encoding dimethyladenosine transferase 2, mitochondrial, producing MLARRAPLGAAGCGRLLAAGLRPLLCALSPCWVTAGRHYPSLRVAEPAKEKRLVRKEQRSSLVVRRFIACPQLARTVRRCLQGGAGPGPGRQPLLLEFAPGPGILTRSLLDAGFRVVALESNSDFLKDLQSLEDSLDGQLKVIHGDFFRMDPLAKGALKPPAVSSDKLFETLGVTAVPWRADVPLKIFGIVPQQLERNRLWRLLFTMYECSSIYRYGRVELNLFISEKEYTILTAKPGKSKIYQALTVLAQLGYEIELLHKEPWSSFATTLKNGGVAIPKAGRLPNDHFCLVRLTPQQNLFTGGLKPSNASTFIFMVKQSFAKPKSKLTDRLISWSLDNSDTLLKALEIPKNAAMCNLYPEDYKRLFEALQNSDLFAESFFHDEVLASTRTMNL from the exons ATGCTGGCGCGCCGGGCCCCGCTGGGCGCCGCGGGCTGCGGCCGCCTCCTGGCAGCGGGGCTGCGGCCGCTGCTCTGCGCGCTGTCGCCGTGCTGGGTGACGGCGGGGCGGCACTACCCGTCCCTGCGCGTAGCGGAGCCGGCGAAGGAGAAGCGGCTGGTGCGTAAGGAGCAGCGGAGCAGCCTCGTGGTCCGCCGCTTCATCGCCTGCCCGCAGCTGGCGCGCACCGTGCGGCGCTGCCTGCAGGGCGgagccggccccggccccggccgccagcccctgctgctcgAGTTCGCGCCCG GTCCTGGGATTTTGACTCGATCTCTGCTTGATGCAGGTTTTAGAGTGGTAGCTCTGGAAAGTAACTCAGATTTTCTTAAAGATTTACAG TCCCTAGAGGATAGCCTGGATGGGCAGTTAAAGGTGATTCATGGTGACTTCTTCAGAATGGATCCTTTGGCGAAGGGGGCTTTGAAACCACCTGCTGTGTCTTCCGACAAACTTTTTGAAACCCTGGGTGTAACAGCAGTTCCTTGGAGGGCAG ATGTGCCTTTGAAAATTTTTGGAATCGTACCACAACAGTTGGAAAGAAACAGGCTTTGGAGACTTCTTTTCACCATGTATGAATGCAGTTCCATATACAGATACGGAAGAGTAGAACTCAACCTCTTCATAAGTGAAAAAGAGTACACG atattaACAGCAAAGCCTGGGAAGTCGAAGATTTATCAAGCGCTTACTGTACTTGCACAATTAGGGTATGAAATTGAACTACTGCATAAG GAGCCATGGTCTTCATTTGCAACTACTTTGAAAAATGGGGGAGTGGCAATACCAAAAGCTGGG CGGTTGCCAAATGACCATTTCTGTTTGGTACGACTGACTCCTCAGCAAAACCTTTTTACAGGAGGCTTGAAACCCTCAAATGCATCTACCTTTATTTTCATGGTGAAACAGTCTTTTGCTAAACCTAAGTCTAAACTAACGGATAGATTAAT ttCCTGGAGCTTGGACAACAGTGACACATTACTGAAAGCACTAGAAATTCCCAAAAATGCTGCAATGTGTAACTTGTATCCAGAAGACTATAAGCGTCTTTTCGAGGCTTTGCAAAACTCCGATTTGTTTGCTGAGAGCTTCTTCCATGACGAAGTCTTGGCAAGTACAAGGACCATGAACTTATAA